Sequence from the Clostridium butyricum genome:
AGTCATCCCAAACTTCATCTAATATTGTTTTATCCAGGTTAAGATTTGACTGTTCTTGATCATAATATCCTACATTAACATTTGCACCAAGAACCTTTGATCCAGAGTCAGGCTTTATTTTATCCATAATTATTTTGAATAAAGTTGTTTTACCTCGTCCGTTTTCACCTATTAGAGCTATTTTTTCACTTCTTTTTAAATCAAAAGAAAGATTAGAGAATAATTTCTTTTCACCATAACTTTTACTTAATTTTTCAACATGAAGAACATCATATCCACTTTTTACAGATGCCTCAAACTTTATTTTTGATGCATTTTTTTCAACATCAGGAGCATCTAAACGCTCAATTTTTTCTAGAGCTTTTTCTCGGCTTTCAGCTCTTTTTATACTTTTTTCACGGTTAAAGGATCTGAATTTTTCAATTATTGCTTCTTGTCTTTTAATTTCTGCTTGTTGAAGATTATAGGCCTTAAGTTTTGCCTCATAATCTTTTTTCATAAGTTCAATAGAATTTGTGTATGAAGCATTATAACAGTTAACATGACCATTTATAACTTGAAATGTAGAGGTTGTGACAGAGTCTAAAAAATATCTATCATGGGAAATTACAATAACAGTTCCTTTATAAGCTTTTAAATATTCTTCAAGCCATTCAATTGCATCTAAATCAAGATGGTTTGTAGGTTCGTCAAGAAGAAGTATATCAGGTTTTAATAAGAGTAGTTTACAAAGTGCAACTCTTGTTTTTTGCCCACCACTTAATGTAGAGATTGATTTATCAAAATCACTTTCAGTAAATCCTAGCCCTTTGATAACACGTGAGATTTCAGCTTTATATGTAAAACCACCACGATTTTCATAAAGGTCTTGAGCCGTTCCGTAATCTTTTATTATTTTCTCATGATATTCAGCATTGTTAATATCATAAGGTTCATTCATTTTTACTTCTAAATCAGCGATCTTCTTTTCAAGTCTTTGGAGATCATCAAAAACAAGAAGCATTTCATCATAGATATTATTACATGAATCAAGTGATAAATGCTGAGATAGATATCCAATAGTCTTATTCTTATCAATGAATACTTCGCCATCATCATAGGAAATTTCTTTTGTTAGAATCTTAAATAGTGTAGATTTTCCTTCACCATTTGATCCGATAATTCCAACCTTATCACCTTCATTGATGGAAAATGTTATATTTTTTAATACTTCAGTTATACCATAACTTTTGCATATATCTTTACAGCTTAGAACAATCATTTTTTATCCTCCAGTTTTTTATTCTATAATAATCGCATATGTAAATACTAATAAGACATATTACATAATATTTTTAAACTTTAAAGTTTTAGCTTATAAAGCTTAAATCACAATTAGATTTAGTAGAATTGACATTAACAAAATAAATAAGAATATATAGTAGAAAAGTATATATTCTATAGAAAATTACAATTATACTTGCCAAGTGCCAATTATAATAATTATACCATTTTATTATAGGAATATTAATAAGACATGACAAGTAATGTAGTGTAGTTTACATTTTTAAAGGAAATATTTAAAATTATATATAAAATATCATGTTAATTTTGAATTTATTATTTTAAGAGGATATAATTTATAGTGGGTAATATTGGAGGTGTTTGTATTGGAAAATAAAAAAATGAATATTACCATGAAAAAAGAATTAAAAGAAAGAGAATTACTTTCAGCAGCGTATAAACTCTTTATTAGTAGAGGAATAGAGAAAACATCCATTGATGATATAGTTAAAATGGCAAATGTGGGAAAGGGGACTTTCTATTTATATTTCAAAGATAAGTATGAAATTTTAAATAAGATAATATTAAAAAAGAGTAATGAGGTTATAAAAGATTGCCTTGAAAAAACAGATAAGCTTGAAATTATAGATTTTAAAGAAAGAACATTGATATTCATAGATCTTATAATTAAACTTTTTGAAAGCAATCAGTCACTTTTGAAACTTATAAATAAAAATATATCATGGGGTTTATATAGAACAGCAATGATGGATCAAAAGGAGTATGATGAAGTAAAACATGTATTAGATGTTTTCATAAATAATCTTATGAATGAAGGAATGGATAAAAAAGAAGCAGAGTTAACTTTATTTATGGTAATAGAATTAGTGGGAAGTATATGTTATACGACAATTATATTTAAAGAGCCTACAGATATAAACACTATCAAGCCTATTTTATTTAAAAAAGTAAGAGCAATGATAGAATCATAATTTATATTTAGTATATGAACTATAAAGCTGATAATTAGTAAATAAACTAATTATCAGCTTTACATATCTAGAAGTTAGAATTACTTTTTATGTCTTGGAGTTTTAAGACCATCTTTTACAAGAATATATCCTAAAGGTGGTGTTTTGTCATATAATCCAATCATATATATTGTTATATATAAATTAGGGGTTAGATGTATATCACTTATATATTTGCTGAAATTACCATCAGAAGTAGATACTATAAAGTTATAGACTCCAGGTGATGTTGGATAGTAATTATTTGTTTCAAGATATGAGGTTTCATTAAATAAAACTCTGTCATCTGGAAGTCTAAGAGAAAGTAACGGTGCTGTAGGAGCTAAATTAATAAATCTAACATAAGATAAAAACGGATTATACATCGTATGGGAATCATCCACTGAGAAAAATGCTATTTTATTGTCTTCAAAAGTTATATTAATTGTAGATATACTGTCTGGAAGAACCTGGAGAGGTTCATTTATAAATAGTTTATCCTGACTTCCTGATTTGAATAATTTTACAGAATATGTTTCTGGTGGTACAGGTATATAGTGTGTGACATTCCCAAAAGATAAACCAGTAAATATAATTTTATCATTAAAATATATATCGATATTAGGTGCGTCAGGAACATTATGAATAAATCTAACATATCCCTTTATTTTAGGGAGTGAATCTCTGAATAAAAACATATTATCACCTACTTTTTATTATTGTATAGTAAAGAAAGCTTTATGAGTCTTTTGGTAACGACCTTTATTATAGGAGAAGGCATACCATATAAAGAAAATGAATGGTTTATTCCTGGATTTTTATTAATAATTTCTGCATATATTTTGTTAACATCATTTTCGCTATAATTACTATTTAAATCTGAAGCTTCATCAATATCAAGATCTAATCCTCGTAAAACTTCAAATGTTTCTGGATTCCTTTTTAAATCTTCTTTTTTATTTTGATTATTATTACATCCTCCTAAGCTGTTATAGTAACAGTATAATTGGTCTTCATCTGTTTCATCTGGATATAAGTCTAAAGATTCACTTTCTTCATCATAATCAGTATTAATATCATCATCCATAGATAGGCTTCTGTTAAAAGATGGTGGTATAAACTTGATTGTGTTTCTTAACTTGGCTTCAGACATATATTTTTCATCAGGTTTCATTAAATTTCCTCCTTATATATTAAAATTAAATATCAACAAAAACAGTTGCTGCTACTTCTATTAATATGAATTTATGAAGATATATAGTACATGCACAATAAATCTTATGATGGAATATTATATAACTGGAGGAGATGCATTATGAGGATAAATAGTAAAAAGAACATCAGAGATTTGTTCATTGGATTAGATGAAAAAGTGTGTGATTCTGAAGGGCGTTGCATAGATGGAATAAATTTTGATAATGCGGCTACCACTCCACCTATTAAATCTAGTATTGACTGTATTTATAGATTGGGCAATACTTATGCTTCAATAGGAAGAGGAACAGGTCAGAAAGCAGAAATAACTACAGATTTATATCATGCGTCAAAAGAGTTTTTGATGGATTTCTTTAGTGTAAAAGATAAGGACAAATATGTTGTAATATATGTTAATAATACAACTGAAGGAATCAATAAATTATCAAAAACTCTTTTAAAGGAAGATGAAGATGAGGTAGTAATATCTTCTAGAATGGAGCATCACTCAAATGATTTACCTTGGAGGAACAGGGGAAAGGTTGATTATATTGAAGTTGACGAAGATGGTCGTCTTAAAATTGATGAATTAGAAAAAAAACTAAAAAATAATTTTGGAAAAGTAAAATATGTATCTCTTACTGGGGCTTCAAATGTAACAGGTTATGTAAATGATATTCATTATATAGCTAAAATAGTTCACCAATATGGTGCTAAATTAATAATAGATGCAGCTCAGCTAGTACCCCATAAAAAAGTAGAAATAAGTGGAGAAACAGAAGCAGAAGACATTGATTTTTTAGTATTTTCATCTCATAAGATATATTCTCCTTTCGGCGTTGGTGTAATAATCGGACTTAAGGAAGAGTTTGAAAAAGCAGATCCAGATTATGCTGGAGGCGGAACTGTGGATTTGGTTTTAGACAGAGAAGTGACTTATTTAAAGCCACCTGATAAGGATGAAGCCGGAACGCCTAATTTTTTTGGAGTAATGTCATTAATTAATTCATTAAGTCTAATAAATACAATAGGATATGATTATATAGAAGAACATGAAAAAATTCTATTAGATCATATTTTAAGTGGACTTAAGAGCATTCCAGGAATAATTAATTATGGAGATGTAGAAGATATTAGCGATAGATTAGGAATTGCCACCTTTAATATAGATAAAATGTATCATCGTGATGTTGCTGAAATTTTGGCAAAGAAGAATGGAATATCAGTAAGACATGGGTGGTTTTGTGCTCATCCATACTGTAGAAGATTGATGAATGTAACTGAGGAAGAAGCCAAGTTGTTTTTAGAAAATCCAAATGAAAAAATGCTTGGTATGATAAGAATAAGCTTTGCAATATACAATTCAGTTAATGAAGTAGATACATTTTTAAATGTTATAGAAGGTATATGCAAAAATAATATTAAAAAATAATGTAAAAAGGGATGTATAAATTTAATACATCCCTTTTAGTTTTATAATATTGGCTTAATCATCAATCTTAAATTAGTTAAATACTTTATATTTAGGAAGGTTTCCTTCATAACTTAATTCAGGTACTCCGTTTATAAGTGGTTCAAAATATGAAAAGGCTTCATTTGTAATAAAATTACCATCTTCATTTATCCATTCAGTAGGGAAGTATCTTACATTATTTGCGATTTGATCTGCATCAACTAAAGAATATGATACTTTATAAGGAGAATCACATTCTCTTTTTATTGTAACCATTTTTCCAGTTTCACCTTCATAAGCATATCTAAGTGCCATTTCGCCAACTGTATAAGCTTCAATTAAATCCGTATCAGAAGCACAGTGCATTGCACATCTTTGAAGAATTCCAAGTTCTAGTGCCTTAACTCTTGTTGTTATGTTAGCATCAAGTATAAGGTTTCTTAAATAGCCAGATACTCCTCCAAGTTGGGCATGGCCAAAGTTATCTTGAGATATACATTCGAATTCAGAAACGAATTTACCATTTTTATCTCTTAAACCTTCAGAAGCTATTATGTATACTTTATTATTCTCTTCAAAACGTTTTTTAACATCTTTTAAAAATTTATCTTTATCAAATGCAACTTCAGGAAGATAAATAAAATCAGCAACTGGTTTATTGTTTAATTTTGCAGTACATGCTGAGGCTGCAAGCCATCCAGTATCTCTTCCCATAGTTTCTAAAATGAAAATTCCATTATTAATATATACTGATGCATCAAGATATGTTTCAAGTACAGCAGTACCTATAAACTTAGCAGCACTTCCAAAACCAGGTGTATGATCAATATATTTTAAATCATTATCAATAGTTTTTGGTATACCTATAAATTTAATATCTATATTATTAGCTTTTGCGTATTTTGCAAGCTTTGCAGTAGTATCCATAGAGTCATTTCCACCAACATAAAAGAAAGCTTTTATATCATATTCTTCAAGAATGCTCATTAATTTATTGTATTCATCTTTACATGTATGTGCATCCTTTAATTTATATCTACAAGAACCTAATCCAGAAGATGGTGTAAATCTAAAAGTATTAATTTCTTCATCAGATTTTGAAGAAAGATCAATAATATTTTTATTTAATATACCTTCGATTCCATTTAGTCCTCCATAAACTTTATCAAATGCCATAAGTTCTTTATTTGCATGAAGAAGACCTACAACGCTAGAATTAATTACAGAAGTTGGACCTCCAGATTGGGCTATTATACAATTTGACATTAAACGTCCTCCTTATTTGATACACTATAATTATAAATATAGTATACTGTTTAATAAAAATAATACTCTGTTTATTAATATACAACAAAATAGTAATTAAATAAAGGCTTTTTGACAAAAAATGAATATAAATATAGTATAGTACAGAAAATAATATGATATATTAAAATGAAAAGCTTTTAAATGATGCTAATAATAAAAAATACTCATAATAATATAATAATTCAAATAAGTTACTTTATATTCCAATATTAATTTTATAAAGAATGTGCGGTTAAGTAGTCATTAATAGAAGACATATTTAATATTAATTAATAAGCAGAAAATATGGCTGTAAAATTACGTATTATTTATAAAGAGTAATTAATAAAGGAGTAAAAGATGAGTATATATTATGTTTTTATTATAGGTATAGCACTAGCAATGGATGCATTTGGAGTATCTTTAGGAGTTGGATTAAATCCAATATTAAAAAAAAGAAATAAGATAAAGTTTATAGTATCATTTGCATTTTTTCAATTTTTGTTCACTTTTTTAGGTGGAATTGCAGGACACTTATTTGATGTTTATATTACTAGCATTCCAAGTATCGCTGGAGGGATAGTAATGAGTGTAGTAGGTATTGTTATGATAATTGATGGATTAAAGGAAAAAGAAAGTGATCTTCTTATTAAGGATAGTACATGTATTATCTTAGGAATATCAGTAAGTATAGATGCTCTTGTTATTGGATTCACTACATTTTGTAAGTTGAGTAGCATAATAATACTATTAGTAAACTCTATATTGATTGGGTTAATAACATTATTTTTATGTACACTTGCATTTTTCTTCTGCAGATACATAAAAAAAATTAGTTTTATAAGTAAATATGCAAATTTCTTAGGTGGAATTGCCCTTATCATTTTTGGTATAAAAGTGATTTTCTTTTAAAATATTTGTCTATATTTATGTTATAATATAGATAATATTTAATTGTTAGGAGATATGAAAGTGGAATCACAGGAATTTCTTAAATCAAAGAATATAAAGGTAACAAGAGGAAGAATTGAAATATTAGATATATTAAAAAATGCAGAAAGCAGTCTTTCAGCTGAAAAAATATATATATTATCAAGAGAGAAGAGTATAAATATTAATTTGAGTACAGTTTACAGAACATTAGAATTATTTGAAGAAAAGCAGATAACAGAAAAAATTACTCTTACAGATGGAGTATTCGCATATAAATTAAAGAAAAAAACTCACAGACATCATTTAAGGTGTGATGTTTGTCATAAAGAAATAGATATTCCATGTCCAATGAGTCAGATTGAAGAAATGGTTCAAAGTGAAACTGGATTTACTCTTACAGAACATGATTTGGTGATGAAGGGTGTATGTAAAGAATGCAAAAATAATAAAAATAAAAAATAATTTAAAAGACACACAATAAATTCATATAAAATTTATTGTGTGTCTTTTATTATTCTTCTGGACTGATTAATCTTTTTAAAATCAATGTTAATATTAAAATAATAACAGAGGT
This genomic interval carries:
- the abc-f gene encoding ribosomal protection-like ABC-F family protein, whose amino-acid sequence is MIVLSCKDICKSYGITEVLKNITFSINEGDKVGIIGSNGEGKSTLFKILTKEISYDDGEVFIDKNKTIGYLSQHLSLDSCNNIYDEMLLVFDDLQRLEKKIADLEVKMNEPYDINNAEYHEKIIKDYGTAQDLYENRGGFTYKAEISRVIKGLGFTESDFDKSISTLSGGQKTRVALCKLLLLKPDILLLDEPTNHLDLDAIEWLEEYLKAYKGTVIVISHDRYFLDSVTTSTFQVINGHVNCYNASYTNSIELMKKDYEAKLKAYNLQQAEIKRQEAIIEKFRSFNREKSIKRAESREKALEKIERLDAPDVEKNASKIKFEASVKSGYDVLHVEKLSKSYGEKKLFSNLSFDLKRSEKIALIGENGRGKTTLFKIIMDKIKPDSGSKVLGANVNVGYYDQEQSNLNLDKTILDEVWDDFPEMTTTELRTALGCFLFRNDEVFKEINKLSGGERCRVNLLKLMLSKSNLLLLDEPTNHLDIPSREALEDAILSYDGTLIVISHDRYFLNKVINRILELQEDGAHEYLGNYNYYVEKKKNPLRFETYEGTANGKTKTAIKDEKKKKKALEKEAKAKLSEIKKLEDEISKKEEILVSLQEDLCKEEIYSNPAESERVNKEIKIVQDLISEMYEKWEELSMEE
- a CDS encoding TetR/AcrR family transcriptional regulator, which translates into the protein MENKKMNITMKKELKERELLSAAYKLFISRGIEKTSIDDIVKMANVGKGTFYLYFKDKYEILNKIILKKSNEVIKDCLEKTDKLEIIDFKERTLIFIDLIIKLFESNQSLLKLINKNISWGLYRTAMMDQKEYDEVKHVLDVFINNLMNEGMDKKEAELTLFMVIELVGSICYTTIIFKEPTDINTIKPILFKKVRAMIES
- a CDS encoding DUF4397 domain-containing protein; protein product: MFLFRDSLPKIKGYVRFIHNVPDAPNIDIYFNDKIIFTGLSFGNVTHYIPVPPETYSVKLFKSGSQDKLFINEPLQVLPDSISTINITFEDNKIAFFSVDDSHTMYNPFLSYVRFINLAPTAPLLSLRLPDDRVLFNETSYLETNNYYPTSPGVYNFIVSTSDGNFSKYISDIHLTPNLYITIYMIGLYDKTPPLGYILVKDGLKTPRHKK
- a CDS encoding aminotransferase class V-fold PLP-dependent enzyme, whose translation is MRINSKKNIRDLFIGLDEKVCDSEGRCIDGINFDNAATTPPIKSSIDCIYRLGNTYASIGRGTGQKAEITTDLYHASKEFLMDFFSVKDKDKYVVIYVNNTTEGINKLSKTLLKEDEDEVVISSRMEHHSNDLPWRNRGKVDYIEVDEDGRLKIDELEKKLKNNFGKVKYVSLTGASNVTGYVNDIHYIAKIVHQYGAKLIIDAAQLVPHKKVEISGETEAEDIDFLVFSSHKIYSPFGVGVIIGLKEEFEKADPDYAGGGTVDLVLDREVTYLKPPDKDEAGTPNFFGVMSLINSLSLINTIGYDYIEEHEKILLDHILSGLKSIPGIINYGDVEDISDRLGIATFNIDKMYHRDVAEILAKKNGISVRHGWFCAHPYCRRLMNVTEEEAKLFLENPNEKMLGMIRISFAIYNSVNEVDTFLNVIEGICKNNIKK
- a CDS encoding 6-phosphofructokinase, which encodes MSNCIIAQSGGPTSVINSSVVGLLHANKELMAFDKVYGGLNGIEGILNKNIIDLSSKSDEEINTFRFTPSSGLGSCRYKLKDAHTCKDEYNKLMSILEEYDIKAFFYVGGNDSMDTTAKLAKYAKANNIDIKFIGIPKTIDNDLKYIDHTPGFGSAAKFIGTAVLETYLDASVYINNGIFILETMGRDTGWLAASACTAKLNNKPVADFIYLPEVAFDKDKFLKDVKKRFEENNKVYIIASEGLRDKNGKFVSEFECISQDNFGHAQLGGVSGYLRNLILDANITTRVKALELGILQRCAMHCASDTDLIEAYTVGEMALRYAYEGETGKMVTIKRECDSPYKVSYSLVDADQIANNVRYFPTEWINEDGNFITNEAFSYFEPLINGVPELSYEGNLPKYKVFN
- a CDS encoding manganese efflux pump MntP family protein gives rise to the protein MSIYYVFIIGIALAMDAFGVSLGVGLNPILKKRNKIKFIVSFAFFQFLFTFLGGIAGHLFDVYITSIPSIAGGIVMSVVGIVMIIDGLKEKESDLLIKDSTCIILGISVSIDALVIGFTTFCKLSSIIILLVNSILIGLITLFLCTLAFFFCRYIKKISFISKYANFLGGIALIIFGIKVIFF
- a CDS encoding Fur family transcriptional regulator; the encoded protein is MESQEFLKSKNIKVTRGRIEILDILKNAESSLSAEKIYILSREKSININLSTVYRTLELFEEKQITEKITLTDGVFAYKLKKKTHRHHLRCDVCHKEIDIPCPMSQIEEMVQSETGFTLTEHDLVMKGVCKECKNNKNKK